The following DNA comes from bacterium BMS3Abin11.
CCTCCTGTTCCTGAGAAGACTGACGGCACATCATCGGCATCTATCTTAAACAGACTTTCAATGCTGCTGTGTATAGCACCTTCTTCTGCTCTACCAATTGTCGCCAGTTGATGCACCAGTGTCGCTGACTGAAAAATACCTGCCAGTGCAAGTGTCCGATCTGTCAACGATGAGGTCATCAGCTTGTCTGTACCGGAATATTTTCATTTTCCGGTTTTTCCTTAATGGACTTCCAGTCTATACGCTCCATCAGATAGCAGAGACAATCCATTCGGATAATATTGGCATCATCTGTCAGCATGGCAGGCATCACTGGCACTGTAAGTTTATAGTCTTCACCGTCACGGGTGAAAAATTCTGCAGATCGATCCTTTCCATGTTTATCCCAGGCCTCAAGGAAGGCATCTGAGCCTTCTTTTATTCGACAAAATCGCTCGCCGCTGGCGATTTCAGAAAAGTTCATCGAAGTAAGGTTTTTACTGAACACTATATCTGTCCCATCATCCATGCCTGCACCATTAAAAGCGAAACTGTAAGTACTGGGTATTTTGATTATGGAAACAAGCTGGTACAAATCCATGTCATGTTCCACCAGCGGACGTTCAGGAAAGTGTGATAGATGCAAACAGGCATCAATATATTCTACCGCACATGCAACCCCATGCTGATCTCCCGGCAGTCCGCATTCCAGGGTTACCGCTGGGCAAAACTCTGACATACCCCAGGTACTGGTGGTGTCCGGTTTAACCGTATAGACAACAGTACGATTAAACAGCGTAGCCAGATGATAAAAGTTCTTTTCGTGCCTGCAGATGATGGCGAAATGGGGGTTTTTACCTGAATTATTATGGACATCAACAGCGGCAAAGACCTGCCGCTCAGACACCTCCTTCATTACCTGATGTGTCATCTGATGCTCAGGGGTGTCACCATAGCCCCAGATACGATTGTAATCCGGCTGGCCTGGCAGGGTGCGTAGATTCTGTTCTGCTGCGGCGACGTTACCGATAAAAATAGACAGCGAACGCGGCAGTTCTCTGTCCTGATAGCGATGTAATATCTGCTGCATCACCAACAGGCCGGTATACTCAT
Coding sequences within:
- a CDS encoding succinylglutamate desuccinylase / Aspartoacylase family protein, which translates into the protein MVDLGFRVLHQVPDGLLEVDSAGLFDLLGGPVLIHLEGNRKDSLFLSVMLHGNEYTGLLVMQQILHRYQDRELPRSLSIFIGNVAAAEQNLRTLPGQPDYNRIWGYGDTPEHQMTHQVMKEVSERQVFAAVDVHNNSGKNPHFAIICRHEKNFYHLATLFNRTVVYTVKPDTTSTWGMSEFCPAVTLECGLPGDQHGVACAVEYIDACLHLSHFPERPLVEHDMDLYQLVSIIKIPSTYSFAFNGAGMDDGTDIVFSKNLTSMNFSEIASGERFCRIKEGSDAFLEAWDKHGKDRSAEFFTRDGEDYKLTVPVMPAMLTDDANIIRMDCLCYLMERIDWKSIKEKPENENIPVQTS